TCACAAGCTTTTTTACCGGGCGCGGAAAAAGAGTATCCTTTTTACATAAGTCCGAGACTATGCTCGTGTTTTCCGGCTTTGGCTCCGCGCCCGGAATATCCGAATCATATTCGAAAGAATATGAAAGCTGCCATGTCATCTTTGGTATCCCTCGGCTTATGTATTGCGAATTGATTGCGGAAGGCGTGCCGACACCGCTGTTTACTACCGAAGCGACGCTTGACCCGTTGATTTCCCAAACAGAGAATATAATGCCGGGGGCTTCTTTTCTGTAAGAAAAGGAATCTTCGTTCTGACAGTATGCCATAATTTTTACGGTGTTTATACCGGGCTTAAGCCAGGGGGTCATAGCAAGCGTATCATATATTTTAAAATCGGGGTAGTCCGGATATTGACCTCCTTCGCGGTAAATCCCATTTATATATACCGCGTAATCTGAATCGGCGGAAATATACATCGTATATTCGGCGCCGTTTTTTGCGTTGATTTCAGCATAATAATCGGAGTAAAGGTTTTCGCTGTCCCTTGCTCCGTTCCATATCCACTCGGCGTTTTCAAACCATTTGCTCATAGTTAAGTTCCTCCGGCAGACGCGGCTGATATTTTAAAGTTTTTATAATAATATCACTTTTCGCTGGTTTTGGCAACATGAATTATAAAACGGCAATCAAAATAACAGGTGATTTATATTATGCCTGCTTAGATGTACAATCTATGGATACTAAGGGTTTGGGCTGGCTTTCATCTGCCCCAAGCCTATGCCGTTCGAAAACGGCATATATGGTATATTCTGTAGACATTATATAGCTCACGATAGCTCTTGATGTGATTCACAATAAGAGAAAAGTTCATATACCAAAGTGTTTGATTGCCGTTTAGAAATTGCCGCATTAATGCGTGTTTATGGGCTTCTGTTGACAAAATACTCCCGCTGGATTATAATAAACTCATATGTAAAACGCGTAATAATTTATATGAGTAATATTTCACAAGGAGTTACATCCATATGAACAATAAGGATTCGGCATACGCAGGCAGAGGCGTTTCCGCTTCAAAGGACGAGGTGCACAGCGCAATCGCAAATGTCGACAAAGGGCTTTTCCCTGGCGCATTTTGTAAGATGATCTCCGATCCGTGCGGAGACGACGGCTTTTGCGCTCTCATGCATGCGGACGGCGCCGGCACAAAGAGCGCTCTTGCGTATATGTATTATAAAGAAACCGGCGAAGAGGATGTTTTCTCCGATATAGCTCAGGATTCACTCATTATGAATATCGACGATTTGCTCTGCGTCGGAGCTACCGGAGGCTTTGTGGTCAGCAATACGATAGGGCGAAACGCGCACCGTATTCCCGGCTCCGTGATAAAGCGCATAATCGGCGGATATGAGGAATGCGCCGACATTCTGCGTAGATACGGAATAGATATTACTCTTTCCGGAGGCGAGACTGCGGATGTCGGCGATCTTGTAAGGACTGTCATCGCCGATTCCACCGTTTTCTGCAGGCTGCGCCGCACAGACGTGATCGACTGCTCGGATATCCGTCCCGGAAATGTGATCGTCGGCCTCGCTTCCTCCGGAAAAGCCGTATATGAAAAGCGTTATAACGCCGGAATGGGCTCGAACGGGCTTACCGCCGCGCGTCATCTTCTCTTTTCTTCCGTATATCGCGATAAATACCCTGAGACATTTTCTCCCACGATAGAACGCGAATTGGTCTATTGCGGTAAATATCTGCTTACCGACGAGCTTCCCGGAGCATCCGGCATTACAGTCGGCCGCGCCGTGCTTTCTCCCACCCGCACATACGCTCCGCTTATTAAAAGTATCCTGGACGATTCGCGCCGGGGAATATACGGCATAATTCACTGCAGCGGTGGCGCACAGGTAAAATGCCGCAGCTTCGGCAGAGGGCTTAAATACGTAAAGGATTCACTTTTCGATCTTCCGCCGCTTTTTGAAACGCTTTCAAAATGCGATATTTCTCGCCGCGAGCTATACAATGTGTTCAACTGCGGCCACCGTGCCGAAATATATTGCGACGGATGTGAGGCAGACAGGATAATTGCTTCTGCCGAAAGCTTCGGAATAGACGCAAAGGTCATAGGACATGTCGAAGCATCGGATTCGGATCGTAACAAGGTGCTGATTGTCGACCGATTCGGTCAATATGAATATTGATCTTAATTGCTGATAATTGTCCGGGCAACCGCAAGGGTCGCCCGGACAATTTATAATAAGGGGCGGTGTAAATAAACACCGCACCTTAAACAATATTATTTTATTGATGTTTTATTGTTTTTCCTGATCCAGACTTATTTGATCTTCCCAAATGGCACCGGGAGAAGGAACCTTGAGCTTCCTGTATTTTGAAAGAGTCTTGCTGCCTTTTTCGACTTTAACGAACAAGGATGGCTTGTCCTGCTTTTTCAGCGCGATAATCTGAACGCCGCCGCTTGTGCGGGTCGACTTAAGCGGGATCAATGACGGCTTTATCACCAGCGCACGTCCCGAATCTGTCTTGATTAAAAATTCGGCGTCCTCTCCCGCTTGAAGGACAGACATAGCGCAGACAGGCGAAGAATCCGAATAAGCATTCGTGAGCTTTTTACGGTTGTTTTTTGTTTTATAGGTTTCAATCGAAAGCGCGACGGCTTTGCCGTTTTCAAATAGAATATAAAGCGTTTCGGCGTATGAAACGGTAAAAACAGTGAACATCACGCGCTCACCGCTGTCAAAACCGAGCTTTGCCGGGATGAAATCACCTAATGCAGATGACTTTGTCCCTTCAAAATCCGACATTCGCGCTTTATAGCATTGGCTCCGGTCGGATAAGAATAATATTTCGGTGCGGTTTGTGACTTCACCGGAAAACACGATCTCATCCTTTTCCTTAAGGCTCTGCTCGTCATTGCCGCGCATGGAGGCGAGTGAAATCTTTTTTAAATATCCGTCACGCGTCATCACGGCATAAACTGGATAATCCTCAATTTCCGGTTCGCTTTCCGTATCTTCAGCAGGAAGCGCGTCTTCGTATATAATTTCGGTTTTTCTGGGAATTGCGTATTTTTCCTTTATATCTGTAAGCTGCTTTACGATCATATTGTCAAGACGCTTTTCGCTCTTTAAAATCGCTTCGATATCGGCAATTTCCTTGAGAAGCCGTTCGATATCGGCGGTGCGCTGAAGTATGTATTCCTTGTTGAGATTGCGCAGCTTTATTTCTGCGACATACTCGGCCTGTGCTTCGTCAATATCGAAGCCGGCGGCTAGATTCGGGACGACCTCGCGGTCGTTTTTTGTGCCGCGAATAATCGCAATAGCCTTGTCTATATCCAAAAGAATCTTTTCAAGCCCGCGCAGCATATGCAGCTTCTCTTCTTTTTTACGAAGGTCATAATAAAGCTCACGGCGCAGGCATTCACAGCGGAAGGCGTGCCATTCGGAAATAATCTCCTTTATCCCCATCAGTCGCGGCGTTCCGGAAATGAGGATGTTGAAATTGCACGGGAAATCATCTTCAAGGGTGGTGAGCTTGTATAATCGCTTCATAAGCTTGTCAGGATCGACTCCGCGCTTTAAGTCAATTGCAATTTTAAGCCCATTCAAATCCGTTTCATCGCGCACATCGGAAATTTCCTTGAGCTTTCCGGATTTTGCGAGATCGGCGATCTTATCAACTATCGTTTCAATATTTGTGGTATAAGGTATTTCCTTGATTTCGATCAGATTTCCGCTTTTTTCATAATTGTACCTTGAACGCAGACGAACACTGCCTTTTCCGGTACGGTATACCTGTTCAAGCTGCTCACGGTTATATAAAAGCATTGCCCCGGTGGAAAAATCGGGGGCTTTAAGCGTGGAAAAAATATCATGGTCGGGATCGCGGATAAGCGCGACTGTCGTGTCGATTATCTCGCCTAAGTTAAATGAGCATATATTGGAGGCAATTCCTACTGCGATGCCTGTGTTTGGGTTTGCGAGAAGATTCGGAAATGCCGTGGGAAGCAGCGCGGGCTCTTTAAGCGTGCTGTCGTAATTATCGACAAGGTCAACGGCGTCTTTATCTATTCCTGAAAATATCTCACCGCAAATTGAATCAAGCCTTACCTCGGTATATCTGGCGGCGGCGAAGGCCATTTTGGAATATTGTTTTCCAAAGCTGCCTTTTGAGTCTATGAATGGATGTAAAAGCGCTTCATTTGCCCTTGTAAGACGCACGAGAGTTTCATATATAGCCATGTCGCCATGCGGGTTGAGCTTCATTGTCTGCCCTACGACATTCGCGCTTTTCGTGCGCTGTCCGCCAAGCAGACCCATCTTGTACATGGTATATAAAAGCTTTCGGTGGGCGGGTTTGAAGCCGTCGATTTCCGGGATAGCACGAGAAATGATCACGCTCATGGTGTATGGCATGTAATTTTCCTCGAGCGTCCTTGTTATGGGACGCTCGCTGATTGCGGCGGATTTGTTTTCGGAATTCGAGGCGGTTTTATCCAATGTTCTTCTCGGTTTCGGCATATCGCTTTCCTTTATGATCAAATGATGTATTTTTTATAAATTCCGGCGGTTTTTTCATCTATATCGGCTTCTACAATGGTATCAGATCCGTCGTATTCGGTTGACCTTACGGCAGAGAGCTTGTAAAGGGAATTGAGGATCTGACCTTCCGATGATGGAAAACGCAGCTTGACATGTCGGGTATCCTCAAATATGAGAGCTTCCATTTTTTCAAGCATTTGCTGAATGCCTTCACCGGTTTTGGCGGAGATAAAAACAGAATCCTTTATTTCGGGCAGCCCGAATGTGAGCTTTTCGGCTTCAGGCAGATCACATTTATTGAAGACATAAAGAGTTTTCGGATATTTTTTGCCGGCTTCGGTGAAAAGCTGTAAGAGGATTGAATCACTGACTTCGAAATGCTTTTTTACCTGGGGATCCGACGCGTCGAGAAGCACGATTACGACATCGGCAAAAGTCACCTCATCGAGCGTAGATTTAAATGCTTTGATCAGATGATGCGGCAGGCGGGAGATAAAGCCGACAGTATCGGTCATGAGTACCTCCGCTGAATTCGGCAGCTTTAATTTACGCGTGGTCGGATCGAGCGTTGCGAAAAGCTTGTCTTCGGCAAGTATGCCCGCGTCGGTCAGCTTGTTTAAAAGCGTCGATTTGCCGGAGTTGGTGTATCCGGCGATTGCGATTTGAGGAAGCCCGCTCTTTTTTCTGCCTTTGCGCTGCTCGGATCGTTTGCCCTCCAACTCCTTAAGAGCTTGTTCAAGAAATAAAATACGCCTCTTGATATGGCGCTTGTCTGTTTCGAGCTTTGATTCACCCGGACCGCGTGTTCCTATGCCGCCGCCGAGCCGGGACATTTCCGTGCCTTTTCCGATAAGGCGCGGAGCGGTGTAGCGAAGCCCCGCGATTTCAACCTGCAGCATACCCTCTGAAGTTTTCGCGTTCTTTGCGAATATATCGAGGATAAGCATCGTGCGGTCAATTACGCGGACATCACCTATTGCGTCTTCTATATTCTTTATTTGCGACGGTGACAGCTCATCATCGAATACGGTCAGCGTTACGGCATTGTCTTCGCATAGCTTTTTCAATTCCGAAAGCTTTCCTGAACCGAAATAGGTGGTGGGATCGGGAGTCTGGCGCGCCTGCGTGATCCTGGCAAACGGGATTCCGCCTGCCGTCTCTACAAGGCGCGAAAGCTCGTCAAGAGATATTTCGGCTGCCTTTTCATCAAATGTATCATTAATCAGCGCACAGAGCGCACACTTGGGCATTTCGGTATCGGAATATGAAATGAAATTGTTTTGTTCTTGCATGACGTTAATATTCCTTTCGTGTGAAGATAAAAACAAGGCGGCATGCATTCGCATCCCGCCGTTTGCTCATAACGAAAAATCAACCGCGATTGAATTTCTTGTTGAATTTATCAACACGTCCGCCTGCATCGACAAACTTCTGTTTGCCGGTGAAGAACGGATGACATTTAGAGCAAATTTCTACGTGAATATCCTGTTTTGTGGATTTTGTCGGATATTCGGCACCGCATGCGCATACAATCACGGTATCTTTATAATTCGGATGGATTCCGTTTTTCATTCTGTTTACACCTCCGATTCTGATAATGAAGCTTGCCTTCAGCGAGAAAATCGCATATGATCAGACAAACATTTTTTAAACACATTATACTATATCACATGCCGTAATAAAAAGCAAGAGGAAATTTTATTATTTTTACCTTGGTCAGAGCAGCTGTCAATCAACAGTTTTTTCTATATCTTTTTTACGCCCCATGACGACAAGATGCTCTTTCCCGGTGAATACAAACTCGGGATCGGGATTCGGATAAATAATGCCCTCCTGCTTGATAGCAAGGATGTTTATGTTGTATTTGCTTCTGATTCCTTTTTGCGCTATCGATTTACCGACCCAACTTTTAAGCGGCGGTATTTCATAAATAGCGTAATCGTCAGATAGCTCTATATATTCGAAAACGTTCTTGGCGGAGAGCTTGACGGCAAGCCTTTCGGCGAGTTCCTTTTCCGGATAAACAATTTCATCGGCACCGTTTTTAAGAAGAAATTTGGCATGGTTCAAGCGTGAAGCCTTTGCGATTACGTATTTGGCTCCGTTTTCTTTGAGAAGAGAGGTAATCACAAGAGAGGCTTGAAAATCGTCTCCTATGGCGACAACACATACGTCAAAATTTGATACGCCTGTTGATTTTACGACCTGCTCATTTGAAAAATCTGCTATCTGAGCTGTGGTGACATAAGGAAGCACTTCATTAATGGCGGCTTCTGATTTGTCGACAATCATGACTTCGTTTTTTAATGAAGCAAGCTTGATTGCCAAAAAGCGTCCGAAACGTCCAATACCGACTATAAGAATGGATTTCATATTATAACCTTCGAATAATTCTGATACCTGCCTTGGGTAAGACTCACGGGCTGCGTGAAGAGGCAAGTGCGTTTTTTACATGTAATTAGTATATGTTTACTGTACATAAATATGTTGTATGCCGGATAAGAATGCAGCTTGATTATCCCGAAAAATACCGCGTTTCTCTGTTATCCTGCTTGAGGCTTTTACCTATCGCAACCTTGCCGAGCGTTATCCTATCGCAACCTTGCCGAGTGGGTAAGAAATCGGAGGCGGAAGATAGGTTGCGCTCAAAGCCATTACTATTGACAGACAGCCTATACGTCCGAAATACATCAGCAAAGCGATAACGATTTTTGAGATTACGCCAAGCTTTGCGGTCGCACCGAGCGATAGACCGACCGTGTTTATTGCGGAGAAAACCTCAAATAAGGATTCTTTGAGAGGAATGTCATCAGTAATACAAAGTATCATTGTGCCGGCTATAATCAGAGCCATATAAACTATGAGTATGGCCGCGGCTTTTTTTAAAATGTCAGGCTCAAGACGGCGCTTGAAGCATTCGGGATTTTCACGCTTTTTCATGACGGCGTTGATTGACATGACGAGAACGGCAAATGTTGTCGTTTTAATACCTCCGGCGGTTGACCCCGGAGAGCCGCCGATGAGCATCAGCATCATAAGAACGAGTATGACGGCGTCGCTGAGCGATGCAACAGGAAGTGTATTGAATCCGGCGGTTCTTGTCGTTACAGACTGAAACAGCGAGGACGCCAAAGCTTCTGAAAGCGGCGTGTTGGATAACACCCCGGCATCATACTTTTCTATGAGGAATATCATAATTGCCGGGATTATTATAAGTATTGCGGTCACAGTGAGAACAAGCTTTGTATGTATTGAATACTTCTTGAAATGAAATTTGTTTTCCTTTAAATCACTCCACACGTAAAAGCCGATACCGCCGATTATAATAAGAAGCATTATAATAATGTTGACATACCAGTCTCCGGAATAAGAGGTAAGTGAAGAGTATTCGCCTTTGTATCCCATCAAATCAAATCCGGCATTGCAGAAAGCTGAGACGGCATGAAATATAGCGGAAAATACTCCGCTGAAAAAGCCTTTTTCGGGGACGAATCTGAAGGAGAGAAGAAGCGCGCCTGCTCCTTCAAAAATAAGCGTGCCTATTATTATCATTTTTGCGAGCTTTACTATGCCGCCTATCTGCGGAGCGGCGACGGATTCCTGCATGAGCTCCCGCTCCTTGAGACCGATACGGCGGTTCTTGAAAAAAGCAACGGTGAATGCGACTGTCATAAACCCGATACCGCCAACCTGTATCATGATGAGTATGATAGTCTGACCGAACAG
This region of Oscillospiraceae bacterium genomic DNA includes:
- a CDS encoding AIR synthase-related protein, whose product is MNNKDSAYAGRGVSASKDEVHSAIANVDKGLFPGAFCKMISDPCGDDGFCALMHADGAGTKSALAYMYYKETGEEDVFSDIAQDSLIMNIDDLLCVGATGGFVVSNTIGRNAHRIPGSVIKRIIGGYEECADILRRYGIDITLSGGETADVGDLVRTVIADSTVFCRLRRTDVIDCSDIRPGNVIVGLASSGKAVYEKRYNAGMGSNGLTAARHLLFSSVYRDKYPETFSPTIERELVYCGKYLLTDELPGASGITVGRAVLSPTRTYAPLIKSILDDSRRGIYGIIHCSGGAQVKCRSFGRGLKYVKDSLFDLPPLFETLSKCDISRRELYNVFNCGHRAEIYCDGCEADRIIASAESFGIDAKVIGHVEASDSDRNKVLIVDRFGQYEY
- a CDS encoding DNA topoisomerase (ATP-hydrolyzing) subunit A, with product MPKPRRTLDKTASNSENKSAAISERPITRTLEENYMPYTMSVIISRAIPEIDGFKPAHRKLLYTMYKMGLLGGQRTKSANVVGQTMKLNPHGDMAIYETLVRLTRANEALLHPFIDSKGSFGKQYSKMAFAAARYTEVRLDSICGEIFSGIDKDAVDLVDNYDSTLKEPALLPTAFPNLLANPNTGIAVGIASNICSFNLGEIIDTTVALIRDPDHDIFSTLKAPDFSTGAMLLYNREQLEQVYRTGKGSVRLRSRYNYEKSGNLIEIKEIPYTTNIETIVDKIADLAKSGKLKEISDVRDETDLNGLKIAIDLKRGVDPDKLMKRLYKLTTLEDDFPCNFNILISGTPRLMGIKEIISEWHAFRCECLRRELYYDLRKKEEKLHMLRGLEKILLDIDKAIAIIRGTKNDREVVPNLAAGFDIDEAQAEYVAEIKLRNLNKEYILQRTADIERLLKEIADIEAILKSEKRLDNMIVKQLTDIKEKYAIPRKTEIIYEDALPAEDTESEPEIEDYPVYAVMTRDGYLKKISLASMRGNDEQSLKEKDEIVFSGEVTNRTEILFLSDRSQCYKARMSDFEGTKSSALGDFIPAKLGFDSGERVMFTVFTVSYAETLYILFENGKAVALSIETYKTKNNRKKLTNAYSDSSPVCAMSVLQAGEDAEFLIKTDSGRALVIKPSLIPLKSTRTSGGVQIIALKKQDKPSLFVKVEKGSKTLSKYRKLKVPSPGAIWEDQISLDQEKQ
- the hflX gene encoding GTPase HflX, which encodes MQEQNNFISYSDTEMPKCALCALINDTFDEKAAEISLDELSRLVETAGGIPFARITQARQTPDPTTYFGSGKLSELKKLCEDNAVTLTVFDDELSPSQIKNIEDAIGDVRVIDRTMLILDIFAKNAKTSEGMLQVEIAGLRYTAPRLIGKGTEMSRLGGGIGTRGPGESKLETDKRHIKRRILFLEQALKELEGKRSEQRKGRKKSGLPQIAIAGYTNSGKSTLLNKLTDAGILAEDKLFATLDPTTRKLKLPNSAEVLMTDTVGFISRLPHHLIKAFKSTLDEVTFADVVIVLLDASDPQVKKHFEVSDSILLQLFTEAGKKYPKTLYVFNKCDLPEAEKLTFGLPEIKDSVFISAKTGEGIQQMLEKMEALIFEDTRHVKLRFPSSEGQILNSLYKLSAVRSTEYDGSDTIVEADIDEKTAGIYKKYII
- the rpmE gene encoding 50S ribosomal protein L31, which produces MKNGIHPNYKDTVIVCACGAEYPTKSTKQDIHVEICSKCHPFFTGKQKFVDAGGRVDKFNKKFNRG
- a CDS encoding TrkA family potassium uptake protein, translating into MKSILIVGIGRFGRFLAIKLASLKNEVMIVDKSEAAINEVLPYVTTAQIADFSNEQVVKSTGVSNFDVCVVAIGDDFQASLVITSLLKENGAKYVIAKASRLNHAKFLLKNGADEIVYPEKELAERLAVKLSAKNVFEYIELSDDYAIYEIPPLKSWVGKSIAQKGIRSKYNINILAIKQEGIIYPNPDPEFVFTGKEHLVVMGRKKDIEKTVD
- a CDS encoding TrkH family potassium uptake protein, which gives rise to MNRVISNFIKSLTVTRFFALAFIIIITTGTILLCLPVSSRAFEFTPFIDSFFTATSATCVTGLVLYDTYTHWSLFGQTIILIMIQVGGIGFMTVAFTVAFFKNRRIGLKERELMQESVAAPQIGGIVKLAKMIIIGTLIFEGAGALLLSFRFVPEKGFFSGVFSAIFHAVSAFCNAGFDLMGYKGEYSSLTSYSGDWYVNIIIMLLIIIGGIGFYVWSDLKENKFHFKKYSIHTKLVLTVTAILIIIPAIMIFLIEKYDAGVLSNTPLSEALASSLFQSVTTRTAGFNTLPVASLSDAVILVLMMLMLIGGSPGSTAGGIKTTTFAVLVMSINAVMKKRENPECFKRRLEPDILKKAAAILIVYMALIIAGTMILCITDDIPLKESLFEVFSAINTVGLSLGATAKLGVISKIVIALLMYFGRIGCLSIVMALSATYLPPPISYPLGKVAIG